The genome window ttttgcttcATTCCATTGGGGCTGGTGTGCATTTAtcgtttgctttgttttgtgcTCATGCTTCGTGGTCTTCTTCTCTGTTAGCTTTGAGCTTTTCTACTATTAACGGTGTCAATTATTCTTTTCAATGTacataaattcatataaatttttttatgcttttctattaaatcataaaattgcttggttaattcattaaaatataaatttttacgCAATTTTCTTTGCGTTTCGGTTTTATGTCATTCTCTCATTTTTTGTACGTGgtaatttttatctttctgCTCTCCCTCCCACTTTCTCACTCActcagccacacacacacatacaacgtTTACATTGAGAGCTTTAGCAGTGTTGCATTTAGGCGCGCAATGTTAATGCTGGCCGTTCAAACGGTCATGTTAAGTTAACATGACCGACCACTGTTACTGTCCCTTTTGAAGTTTTAGCGCGGcacgaatttatttattttattttttttgctgcgtAAACCAGTTTTGTTTACCGTTTTTTAGCAACAAATATACCAAATATAGTAGAAATGAATAAACCGGTACCAGGGGGTAAAAGCCGGTTTCTAGTTTCGTTAAgagatcaaaatttatttcgtCAGGATGCACTTGGCTACAATGGATACTACTTGCAATGTAATAAATaccaataaacataaattttctcaaaattctacttgtttgtatgtatgaatgtacttatttatttgtgaaatCTTTATTGTGCTTTGTACGCTTAAAATGTGTGgaaattttataatcatttCACCACCCTTGAATGGCGGCaagacaataataataattaacattttgcattgacaatttaatttatacatttaaatttgaacagagttatcagttatcagtCAGCAACAGTAATTTGCGGACTGTGCTTATCGATTTCGATTACGATTGCTCGATTGCCCAGTGTGCTGTGACGTCAAAGAACATTATCTATCTGAAATCAGATGACAAATCGAACGagattaacacacacacacgcgcacacacatacacatacagttagtcaataaagtattttgacagaataaaaatcacatatttttattattaaaattgttgagtctaatataattttatgttttcaacATGTTTTTAGAACCATAGCCAAGAATAATAAGAATTGTAAGAACTTGAAtaaatatccaaaaaagtaaatataacaataatgcGTTCATTTATGTCAAAGctctttcttgactaactgtaaatGCATTGAGCGCtttgaataaaagtatttattgtattttctgTCTGCAAATTTTGTCAAggccaaaaatgttgttgctttttacaGTTGTCTGACACGTGTTATAATTGttgatacatatgtatgtacatatgtagaaGAGGGGGAAAAGAGAAGAgagtaaaagaagaaaaaaaaaacatatttcaagCTCATTCTTTGCATTTCTCATTAGAATGCTGCGCACCTATTTTTTCTTTCCgctttttaataacatttcattATCGATTTGCGTAATTtggcaaacaaatcaaatgacGAAAATATAACGTTTCATCGCACAGTGGGTCACTTTGTTGTGTTCCATGGTTTCATGAGATTTTATGACTATGTTTTTCCTTCTTTATCACTATCTCTTTCtactactaaaaataaaatttgctaattaaattagaaaataaatccATCAGatctttgtttttgtggttaacacgcatacatatgtatgcatgtgtattgtatgtgtgtactgCAATTGTAATTGGAAttttggaattggaattaaaGTGGAGTTTGAATtggtattgtttttgttgttgtttttgtcatgGGACACGCGTTACGCCAATTCTTATCGTTCGTTCTCATAACGGTAACGACGCAGCGCAGCGCAGCAGCTACCGTTCATAATCCAAGCATTATGAGTGCTTTGACTGCGCAGTCGACGTCCTAGTGCTGGCAAAAGTAACTACAAGTCAAGTTGCAATTTAGctgtaatttaaatgtagtttttctttttaactgACTTGTTTAGTTTGTCGATTGCAAAGCCAACAGCACTgtgacgctgctgctgctgcttgacAGAGGCGTCGCCGTTGTCGTCGGCGTCGCTTTGCTTGCGCCGGCAGCGATCGCTCGCGTGccgtttgttgctgcttttgcctttgctgttgcttttgctcaTTCTTATTTTGACAAGCGACGTGTGCGGAACGCATTGTGCGCGTTGACGGTCTGATCAAATTTCGTTGTTACTTTCGTTTACCTTTTGTGCGTGCTACCGTGATCAAatactctctccctctctctcttacatacacacaaataaatataaatattctgttgtttttttttcgtaccTGTCAGTGCCAATGTGAGCGTGTATTTACGTTTTTGagccactgtgtgtgtgtgtgtttttaaattgcacGGAAGAAGAGAAGCTGCAGcatcacaaaacaaaagaaagacaaaagaaaataagaaaagagtTTTGCGCGTCTTGCGCCTCTTGCGCCTCTGCAAGCAGCagagagataaaaaaaaattataataatggcACAATGCTgcgagacaacaacaacaacagcggcgaCAATGTCCTCGCGCTTTGGCAGCGCTGCCGCTgtcagttccagttccacaTTGCTGAGATGTATGTATTGAAGCACCCTTTATTGAACACACTGACATACGCCTACAcattctcacacacacacacacacacatacatatatattcatatgaacttgcacttgcacttggtgtattgttgttgttgccggtgGTCAAAAATTAGCTGACATagctcttgctctctctctctccctctctctgttgCAGTGTTGCTAGAATTATAAAGGCTTAAAaagcttattttattaaaaaaaattaactagcaattgattaaaaaaagtacataaacccgtctttcaaaaatgttataaaaaattgcataatataaatgcaaaaatattcgAGTAccttatttttgtatttttctttattgatattttaagcTAACTGACAATCTAAAAAAAGTAGTCAATTGTTAAAAAACATCTAGATTTATGCCAATAAATAGCATTTCcttaattgcattttcttgctgaggcaattaaaaataagtagcaaaatctagctttaaaatagctaaaatggcaacactgcgCTCTTGCTACCTCTGTCCCTGTCTTTCTCTCGTGTGTATGACACACATTTAATCGCGTGTCATGTTTTTCGCATTAAGGTTTAAtgacattttttgtttgtaattactttttacttgaatttaattatttatcgTCTGGTTTATCGATTTACACAacaaactgtgtgtgtgtctgtgtgtgagtgtgtgagtgtattggtaatgttgctgctgctgctgctgcactcTTCATATTTTATGGGCAGACCACATTCTaatgcattgttgttgttgctgctgctgctacagTTACAAATACGCTGTTTGTTTAcacgtcgtcatcatcatgatAATCATGAACAACATCATTGGCACACGtaatgatcatcatcatcagctaAACAGCAGACagacaacattttttgttgttatttgattttgttttgtttgcatttttttgaatatattagaatatatttttttccttgtttttctatttttgtgaATTTCCGCCTTCGAACGTGCTTTTCatcttgatgttgttgttgttgctgttagttTTAGCAGCTTGATGAGATATATTTTCTACGAGGTGATACtttctttcaatttgaaatgtttgtttgttgttatcgtATGCGAAATTTCATTCTTTTCAAccggaaaacaaaaaacttaagaaCTACATAgtctacaaaaataatatacaaataataataattattatcttGGCCTTGAGGtttagttttcatttctttttttttttttgtcttatatttatgaatttttgcaaaatttttagcattgagcaaaaacttttgacagttgaaaatttctttcatttctaATGAAATTCGTCATTGGATTTTTGTGCTTCTGCTTTGTGAAGTTTTATGGGTGAAAGTTTAAGTTTGCAAGCTTTGCAAAGCTTCCCCTGTCTCTTGCTGCCCTCTCAGCTGGTAGACTTCTGTTATTATCGCTCTCTTACAGCAATGTTGATGATACATGCGGATTTAATTCGGGAAATTTAGTCATGTGTCATTCTCTCTCAttcttttacacacacactcacaagaATATCACAAACCACaagaatatatagaaaatgtcgctgtttattgttataaaacaCTTGGCACATTAATTGCTTAAGatatatgtaaacaaaaaaaaaagccctTTATAAGTAGTCTGCTTATAAAATGCATTATTGTATGAAACTGAAAGTCAAGATATTGTGATTACAGATTtgcttacatatgtatgtacacatgtatttatttatttatttgtacatgTGAAGAGACATTGAAATTGTCAGTGTCAAGGTGCATAAACCGTTATTAAGGCTGCCTAGATAGACATAACAAATTCAAGATCAACATCACAACTAAACAATTCTccaacatcatcattataTTGTACGTTCCATAAAGCAAAAGCTTTTTGAATACCAGCTCAAATTTcccaaacaaataaaagtctCCAAGATGTCGACAATCTTCAGCAGATGTAGAAAAAAAGCCCAATTAAGGGAAATTTGCATGTTTAGTAGTGTCGCAAAATGTAGTGATTTCGATTATTGCTACCAATTCGATGGATAAGTTTTTAGGACAGTGCGACAATGTTTAGAATAGTGTTATAAGTTATACATGAATACATATGGACATGTAggtatgtatatttgttatttaaatgtttgtttgaTGATAACAGATCGATTAAAATCGCTGCTTGATTGTTAAATGCGAAGATAGGAACTGTTTTGGCTAATCAGGAAGCTTTATTGTTATATGCTAAAGAGTACATGCGtattttggttggttttcaatttcattgttttcttttctactgttcttttttttagttgtattgtattttgtgGCTTGTCTTATCAGGCGTACATATGGCTGTCTCTCCATTCATGTGAACAATAATTGCATTgtcgtacatacatatatatatgtatgtgtttatttatatattttgataagtGAAACAGATGTGATTATCTTTGGGAATAGCGTCAGACTGTTGCCGCGTGCACTGTGGCTAATGGAGGGAATTCTTTATAGCTATACTATGTATAAATTTGTCAGATATCAAAGGGTTAAgcagacaaaacaaaagaacatTGCTAAatgtctttttcttttatcagTCAGAAATAATCACATTAAAATACTTTGTAATTAACGAGTCGATACATTTGTAGCGACAACACTGATTGTGAAAGGTGTGGTGGTCACACTGGCCACGCGCTTAGCGTGTGatatgcaaagaaaacaaatagcAAACCCATGCATACGCCCCAGATCAAATGATAAGCTTATTGCTGAGAAGCAGAGATAATGCGGAAGAGAGCGCGAGAGAGagcttttaaattgccaagaaaaaaaggagcaattttaaagcttaaaccGCTGCTGCAAGCACAGAAAGGATTTCCACTTCCACATGCAATCCACAATACCCCCAAAATACACGTTCCACACACATCAAGAAGTGTGGAAGGAAGCTTTTTggactttgatttttaaacatgCTCTCtgtagctgcagctgctgctgatcaGTGTTGTCATTTTAGCTCATTTATATCTAGACTTTCAACTTTCGAAAAGCAAGTGAAAAAcaagttaatattttaattttttcgtaTGCCATAATCATGTCAATTTTGACAACAATTTTGACTTGGAAAGGTAATATGTAGGTGAGAGgcttgaccaacttcgaactgtcataactttgtcaaaacctaACCGATTTCggaacggaatgtcattttaatcatggtttggcatcttaattcattctgcatttaaatttaattaattttctaaaaaaaattatttccttctaaatcttgggttcgatgctaagggtcccccctttgatattttgaaaattgaaaattttaaatctcaagttttcacttttaatcaactccttatattgtaattagtataaaacaacactttaaacttgattctgagacctttaatttttctgttaaaaatcatgtgaaatctgacaaaaattttgacttgtaaagttgctaggtcaaaaaTCGGACCAagttcaaactttcataactttgtcaaaactcaaccgatttgcaagtggaatgtcattttgatcatggtttggcctctaaattatttggcatttaaattgtgGCACAGGGTCTCGTtgtgtttttcaaaaattttacattttaaatctcaagttataactttttatgcgttattattagtataaaacaacacttgaaCATTAAAGATAGGCgaagttgaattttatttacttacctCTAATCTGAATAGCAACTTTTTAGTTATTTCTAGCTATCTTTTTTGATCAAGTTAGCTACATAATCTCTTGAAATGCTGGCAGCACTGACTGCTGATAGCATCTATTTCTCTGTCTCCATCTttgtctttctttctttctttttgcctATCGCTTAACAGGTCAAGATCGTTTTGATGACGCATTTTGTTAGCAACGTCGTAGTctatattaaacaaatctatTTAGCGTGTTCCATGTTTGTGTTATGGAACTGCACTTGGAATCAGTTAAGCAAATGCGCGCGTCTCGAAACCACCTTGTTGCCCTCCTTCTCCACCATTTTCCTACCTTCCACCCTCCGTTGCTTCCTCTGTAACACTCTTTCCAACCGTTATGCATCATATTGCGCAAACAATCAATTGAACTAGtccatacacacatatatatagacacacacacactcagacactACACACATTCAAAGATGCATTAGGTGCACTTTTTACTGCTGCTGCAAAAGCTCTGACGCcgacgctgacgtcgctgtcgctcaGATGCCATTGCCAATCAAAATCAAAGCGAAAAAATCGCgccattcaattttttttgcgtaGTTttctaacaaataaaaaaaatagaaaataaaaataatgttacattgttgtttttgtttgttttgcgtGTACTCGTTGAATTTGACCTCTGCTGCTGTTACGGctttcgctgctgctgctgcagcctctatcgctgccgctgccgctgtcgccgGCATGTTACAGTTACAACTGCGCTGCCGGCAATATTAAAACGTCGCCGAGACGATTTGACGATTTGCTTCGCTCGCTTTTTGTGTTTAGTGCAAAATTTTTAGTATTGCCGCATTGAGCGTTGTGTCTGCTTCacattttctttgtttcttttgcctattcttttatttgatttgttttcgtttttctgTCTAAAACATTAAACTTGGCTCAGGTAattgcatctgtatctgtacataaccgcacacacacacacacacacacatgtacatgcACATACACCATCTCTCAAGTGATTGACTTGACAGTCTGTCTGATAAGTAGTTATCTCCAattgctatttattatttttattgttgctgttaatgcGCACTTGTTActatattttgttgctgtttttcttgttattgGAATGCATAATTAAAAGTCGATTTCCAATAACTTGctaattggaaaattgcacacacacacagtgcgCACTTAAAGTATGAGTAGCTTGTGAACTAAAATAGATCACATTTAATCACAATCCCATGATTAAGTGAGAAGTAACTTAATGAAACATCAATTtcagatttaataaataatacaaatgtttgtatatttgtaaaacGTTTTGGTTTTATTCCATGCAATTGTACATAAACTTTGAAGATGCACTGTTTGCTGCAGCCGCTTAACAGCTGATCGATAAATGTCCAcgtgcatgtgcatgtgtgtgtgtgtgtgtgtaatgagAGACGCTgtctgctgttgatgtttgGCCTGTCTGGCAGCACTGACCTTGACAGTGCTGccgtgttgttattgttgttgcgtatactttattttttttttttgcggctTGGTGCGCTGTTATGTTAATTGATAAAGACGGTGGGTGGCGTTTGTTTGCATGTAAATATGACATTGGCCTTTTCActatctctcactctctcccacacatatgcacatagGTTGTCAATTTCTTAAGCTGCGATTATACGCAGTTGATAAATGCGATAATTTAtaactcgactcgactcgacttcAACCCATTGTGCATGTGCATTggcaaattgatttattgctCAACTGTCGTTACTTAATTGAAACTTGCAGTTAgccctttatttttattgttcttgttgcataAGCCAAGTAAAGAAATTGGATCTGAAAtaaagtaattgttttttttattggcatGAGTCGCAATTTctacttaatttttgatatttatttttatgtgtttctCTTTTCCTGtgcttttctctttttttgtatttcttttagtACTTTATATAAAGTGCAGCTGcagttttcaaattatatttgcgCAAAAGAGATGCAAATAGAGTTAACAGTGTCgttaacagcagcagcaacaagaacagcagcaacaagaacagcagcagcagcagccataTTTGTTCTGCAAAATTTGCGTTAATCGATCGTTAATTACAACCAGGGCTGAACTATCGATAACAAGAAGAATACCAAAAACAAACGCACcccacacacgtacacacacacatatacaaagcACATGCGCATCCCTCGCATTGTCAGCtgttttgttgtcgtttgttCCTCCTGCtctgtttttattcttttttttttgtcgccCACGCACAGCGCACGTTTCGTGTGtagttcttcttcttcttgcgcTGCTTCTACATTACGTTTCTTGTGTGCGCTCGTTTATTCCCTATTGCTAGTTTCATCGTTTCTTCGTTCGGTTCAAGTGCAAAGAAGTCAAACATTTgtcattcatacatacatatataaatgtatgtatgtgtagctATTTATTAGCGCTTTTTAGCCAAATTATATTTGTGGTTAATTTCGACGGCTTTTCTGCTTAGTTGTTTCATTATTTCTTTCAATATATTCGGGTATTGttaacttttcttttcatcaaaacggtttttggtttttaacgcttttttttgcttacatacacacacacacacacacatacacacgcacatatttatgaataatattGTTGAGCTGCTTCATGTggaacaaacaacaacaacaacatcactatcatcatcattatcaacaacaacaacaacaagcacttTAGCATCTCCAtttacatcaacaacaacaacaacaaaaacaagaacaacacaaacaactaAAGCAAATACTCGCCTAATTTCATGTTTcacgccacaacaacaacaacgacaacaaactgTAGCAgcaataactacaacaacagcagcagcagcaacaacagcagcagcaactagcgaacaacagcaacaacaacagcagcacaacAATTCAAAGCAACTACTTTACTTTACAGCTAgccagagcaacaacaacaattgcagctatcacaacaacaacaacaacaaaggcgaaGAAGACGGCAACCAGAAGGAGATTGGCGAGGATACATTAGACAcattagcaacaacagcagcaatcacagcaacaacagtgttgacggcaacagcaattgcaaccgcagcaacaacaacaacaacaacaacaacaacaacaacattgtctACCCTAACACAGCCTGCTTGCtgctccaacaacaacaacaacacctgcAACACCAATACCAACACCTGCTCCTCCTGTGCCACAAATGTGCTAACAAAATTCAACAACTTTGTCCTGAAtccaacactaacaacaacaagagcaataaCAACTAGAAACAAATTATCCACATCATCCActgcatccgcatccgcatccacatcGACAAATTCATCCAGCGAACGTTTATGCAGTTGTTGCAGtgacccaacaacaacagcaacaacagcaacaatcggCAGAACATTACCCGATTGGGAgtatcaacaacaattgttgcagaaacaacaacacgccgctgttgcagctgcctcGGTGGTGTTGGCCAAACATTTAGTACGTTCCGTGACAGCCACCAGCATCATGGATATGCCCTATAACACCTCGCCGTCGTTACGCGTGCGCACCACCTCATTGAATCAGTTGAAGAAGACCGCCGATTTGGCAATCGAAAATGAATTGCATGTGTGTCCATCCGTAATGTCGGAGGAATTGCGTAAATTGTTGCCCCCCACATCGGAAACGGTGATGACCAAGCCATTTCCCATACGGGGAGAGCGTACCATTGCGGATTGTACAACGCCGCATGTGATTGCAATGGTTGGATTGCCGGCAAGGGGTAAAACATTTATATCGAAGAAGCTGGCACGTTATCTCAAttggattgggattgggacaCGTGTGTTCAATTTGGGAGAGTATCGGAGGCATGCAACCACCGCCTACAAGTCGCATGAATTCTTTCGTGCCGACAATGAGGAGGCAATGGCCATACGGAATCGTTGTGCCAATCAAGCGTTGCATGATTCATGCGAATGGCTATTGAGTGGTCTTGGTAGCATTGCGGTATTCGATGCCACCAACTCGACCCACGATCGTCGCCAACTGATCTATGACATTGTGGTTAAACAGCATGGCTTTCGTTTGTTCTTTGTGGAATCCATATGCGATGATCCACAGATCATTGAGCAGAACATCCTTGAGGTTAAGGTCAGCTCACCCGATTATATCAATATGAATACGGAACTGGTTGTACGCGATTTCCTGCAGCGTATCGAGCACTATGAGGAACGCTATCAACCGATCGATGAGGTTGCCGAATCCCATTTAAGTTTCATGAAGGTCTACAACGCTGGCAAAAAGGTCGTTGTCTACAACAACGAGGGACATGTGGAATCCCGCATTGTCTACTACCTGATGAACATACACATTACACCCCGAACCATTTATTTAACGCGTCACGGTGAAAGTGAGCACAATCTAAGTGGTTTAATTGGTGGTGATTCGAATTTGAGTTCACGGGGACATCAATACGCCCGAGCCTTGTCCTCGTTCATTGCCCAGCAGCAGATTGATGGATTGCGTGTGTGGACATCGTGGATGAAGCGGGCAATTCAAACGGTTGCCGATGTCAAGGCGCCACAGGAACGTTGGAAGGCATTGAACGAGATCGATGCCGGGCACTGTGAGGAGATGACCTACGAGCAGATTAAGGAACGTTTCCCCGAGGAGTTTAAGGCACGGGATGTCAACAAGTTTGCCTATCGTTATCCACGCGGTGAGAGCTATGAGGATCTTGTGGCACGTCTGGAACCAGTCATTATGGAACTGGAACGTCAGGGCAATGTGCTTGTTGTCTCCCACCAGGCGGTATTACGTTGCCTATTCGCCTATTTCCTGGACAAGTCGGCCGATGAATTACCCTATCTATATGTACCACTGCACACGGTCATCAAATTAACTCCGGTCGCCTACGGCTGCAAAGTGGAGCACATAAAGCTGCCCATCGATGCGGTGGATACGCATCGTCCAAAGCCAAAGATACCGGGCGATGTCAGTGAACCAGGACTCGATGGTCTCAGCGGTGAGCTGGTGGCGCCCGATGGCGTCGGCAAGGTGCTCATTGTGGGCGATGATgtggcaacggcaacgtcTACAAATGGCAATGGCGGTCgtgctggtgctggtgctggtgctaGTGCTGTTCCTGTCGACATCCAATGACGTTGTCTTTTACCTAACAAAGCCATCAAATCCAAGACCTTATAAAAAATGGCCCACCCTTCAACCCATTCAACCCCCAAAAGTATCACAAAAGTCCTCTATgtaaacacacatatatatatttaaaagaactGACAACCTATCGATATATCTGTCAAACAATATTTTCGATTCGATTCCTATGAAAAATAGTGATTTATAGTTATGTCAAAGGAAATTcacttaaaaactaaaaataactgTTGAAAAATTCTCTTAACTCGagagtttttcaaaattgatacAATTATATTGACGTATTGATAGTGTCATCGCTAGTTTGTCAGCTCTAATACACACACGCAACGCTGGCGTTGCCACGTTGTCAGTTAAAGTTAACAGAGCCGTAACAGTCGCTGTAACATAACAGCCGTGGTCAtattgtaatattaacattaacagcTATTGTAGGGATTTACTTTTGGGCATCCCTTAAACCTACTCCTACCCCACCACCCCCCTAGCCACCCTATTT of Drosophila innubila isolate TH190305 chromosome X, UK_Dinn_1.0, whole genome shotgun sequence contains these proteins:
- the LOC117794140 gene encoding 6-phosphofructo-2-kinase/fructose-2,6-bisphosphatase 1, which encodes MDMPYNTSPSLRVRTTSLNQLKKTADLAIENELHVCPSVMSEELRKLLPPTSETVMTKPFPIRGERTIADCTTPHVIAMVGLPARGKTFISKKLARYLNWIGIGTRVFNLGEYRRHATTAYKSHEFFRADNEEAMAIRNRCANQALHDSCEWLLSGLGSIAVFDATNSTHDRRQLIYDIVVKQHGFRLFFVESICDDPQIIEQNILEVKVSSPDYINMNTELVVRDFLQRIEHYEERYQPIDEVAESHLSFMKVYNAGKKVVVYNNEGHVESRIVYYLMNIHITPRTIYLTRHGESEHNLSGLIGGDSNLSSRGHQYARALSSFIAQQQIDGLRVWTSWMKRAIQTVADVKAPQERWKALNEIDAGHCEEMTYEQIKERFPEEFKARDVNKFAYRYPRGESYEDLVARLEPVIMELERQGNVLVVSHQAVLRCLFAYFLDKSADELPYLYVPLHTVIKLTPVAYGCKVEHIKLPIDAVDTHRPKPKIPGDVSEPGLDGLSGELVAPDGVGKVLIVGDDVATATSTNGNGGRAGAGAGASAVPVDIQ